Proteins encoded by one window of Cryptococcus gattii WM276 chromosome K, complete sequence:
- a CDS encoding Thioredoxin peroxidase, putative (Similar to TIGR gene model, INSD accession AAW46264.1) — protein sequence MSLRLGDIAPDFEADTTHGRIKFHDWLGGSWAILFSHPDDYTPVCTTELSAVALSYADFASRGVKLIGLSANNVASHEGWIKDIDALNPNAPGLDFPIIGDEDRTVSELYGMLDKLDKTNVDKKGLPFTVRTVFIIDPKKQIRLTLAYPASTGRNFPEILRVIDSLQLGDKYRITTPANWHIPDPKTGQVEERVIVHPSVQGEEVKQLFGEDVETVYPYLRFTSDPSKKEKTTA from the exons ATGTCTCTCCGACTTGGTGATATCGCTCCCGACTTTGAGGCTGATACTACTCACGGCCGCATCAAG TTCCACGACTGGCTCGGCGGCTCGTGGGCtatcctcttctctcacCCTGATGACTATACCCCAGTCTGCACCACCGAACTTTCCGCCGTCGCTCTCTCGTACGCTGATTTCGCCTCGCGGGGTGTCAAGCTCATTGGGCTTTCCGCCAACAATGTCGCTTCGCACGAAGGGTGGATCAAGGATATCGATGCTTTGAACCCTAATGCCCCTGGATTGGACTTCCCAATTATAGGGGATGAGGACAGGACAGTGTCAGAGTTGTATGGAATGTTGGATAAGCTTGATAAGACGAATGTGGATAAGAAGGGGTTGCCCTTTACCGTCAGGACTGTTTTCATCA TCGACCCAAAGAAACAGATCCGTCTCACTCTCGCCTATCCCGCCTCTACAGGCCGCAACTTCCCCGAAATCTTGCGGGTCATTGACTCTCTCCAGCTTGGCGACAAATACCGCATCACCACCCCTGCCAACTGGCACATTCCTGATCCCAAGACTGGACAAGTCGAGGAGAGGGTAATCGTTCATCCGTCTGTACAGGGGGAGGAGGTGAAGCAGTTGTTTGGGGAAGATGTCGAAACTGTTTAT CCTTATCTCCGATTCACTTCTGACCCTTccaagaaggagaagacCACGGCTTAA